The genomic DNA GCCAATTATTGCTACAAAAGTTGGAGCAATACCGGAAATTATCCAAAACAATGAAAATGGCATCTTGATAGAGCCAAAAAGCCCGAAAGCAATTATTGATGCAGTAAAGTTGTTAATGGATAATAAAGATTTAATGAGGAAATTAGCAATTAATGGCAGAAAAACAGTTATAGAAAAATTTAATCTGGAAAAAATGATTAATAGATATGTAGAATTATTCGAATCTACGAATTGATATGCGAATCTACAAATAATTCGTTGATTCGGATAAATATTCGTATCATTCGGATAATATATTTATGAGGACTTGTTTTCTCTCAATTGATGTTGAATCCTCCTACGCCCGGACTAAAGTCGGGGCTTCGAAGGACAAGAATCCGTTTGAGTCAGTAGATAAACTTGACTGTATTCTTGATATTTTCAGAAAACATAATGTTCCGGCTACCTTGTTTGTGACTGGCGAAGTTTTGGAATATTGCCCTGATTTAGTTAAAAAATGGTCCAAGGATTTTGAAATCGGATGCCATAATTATTGGCACGTCCAGCTGGATAAAATTGATTTAGTAGAAAGGGAGAGGCAGGTTAAAAATTTCGTTAATTTATACAAAGGTATTTTCGGGTTTTCGCCAAAAGGATTCAGGGCGCCGAGAAATGTGATTGATAACCAGCAATTCCCGATTTTAGAAAGATATGATTTTATTTATGATGCCAGTGTTTTTCCGCGTTACCCCTGGCGTATCGGAGCATATGTCGGATACAGAGGCAGAGCGCCAATTGCGCCGTATTGGCCGAGCAGAAAGAATTACAGGGAAAAGGGGGACATAAAGATTCTCGAAATTCCCGAAAGTCCGGCTTTGTTCGATGTTCCGTTTGTCGGAACATGGTTAAGGAAACTGGGCGTGAAGTTTTTTAAATTTATTTTTAAAATAAAAAAGCCGGAATTTATTAGTTTTAGTATGCACTCTTGGGATGGAATTGAGTTTGAAAACGGCAAGAACAGCGGTAAAAAATATTTAAAACAACTTGATGAAATGCTGGGATTTTTAAAGAAAATAGGGTATAATTTTAAGAGCGGAGAGCAAATTTCATCTGAAATTGCTTGACAGGTTTTTTTATGCTATAATTAAAAGGTAATAAATAATAATATATTATCCGAATGATACGAATATGTATCCGAATCAACGAATTATTTGTAGATTCGCATATCAATTTGTAGATTCGAATAATAAATTCATAAATTTATGAAAAACAATAAACAATTTCTTAGCGTATTAATAAGCGTTTTAATCTGCGTGTTTGTGTTTGGGGTAATTGTTTATGCCACAACAACAATCGGAGACAATATTTCCGCAGGCGGGACTTTAAGCGGAACCAATTTTTCAACAAATGATACTTATTACAACACGTTTGTAGGTACGGGGATAGAAACAACAACCACAGCCAGCTACAATGTATTTGTCGGTTATCGAGCAGGATATTCAAATGATGATGGAGCAGCAGATAGTAATACGGCCGTTGGTTATAATGCCCTTAACCTTAACACCACTGGTGATTCTAATTCGGCAATAGGTTTTTCTGCTCTTGGGAAAAATACTACCGGTATTGCGAATTCAGCAATAGGAGTGGGTGCTCTTGGAGGTAATACTATAGGAGGTTATAATACTGCTGTTGGATATATGGCGGGTTATGCTGGAGTTGGAGAATACAATAATAATACTCTTGTAGGTTTTAGGGTGGGTTATGGTAGTAGTGGTGTGTTTTCAAATAATACCGTAATGGGTTATGATGCAGGATATAATCTTACAGGAAATAATAATATTCTTTTTGGATATCAGGCAGGAGACGATTTAACGGCAGGAAGGAATAATATCGTTATTGGATATGATATTGATACTCTTTCTGCCACAGCAGATAATTATATGAATATTGGAGGATTATTATTTGGAGATTTATCTACTGCCAGCGCCAAGTATCTGGGCATTCTTGATTCTTCGCCCGCTTACACTCTTTCTGTTGACGGCACTGCATCTGTTTCGGGAACTACATATTTAGGCGATACTTATTTTAGCGGTGTGGTTTCTGCGTCTGATGCGAATGGTATGTTAGTGGGGGAAGGAATAAGTATCAAGACTGGAATTGCCTCGCCGAGCGGGGCCTGTGGTACAGCTGGAAGTCTTTATCTGGATACAACAGGGGGTATAAGTAGCTGTGGCACAGATAATAAGTGGGATCCTAAGTAATTAGGAACTATAAGTTATTAATTTAATTTAATTTGTTTAATTTATGCGCAAAAAAACTTTAACAATAGTATTTCTCTTGATTTTTACAGTAAGTATAATCAGCTGGCCATTATTGGCTTTAGCTGCTGATGAAGTTAGTTTTAGCGCTGACACTACAATTTTATTAGGTAATGGTGTATATTTAACCATATTAAATACAGGGGTCTGCGATGCAATCGTCGTTGGCACAAGTACTTTAACCGTTTCTCTTTCTACTAACTCTTCTTTAGAAATAAGATCATATAGTAAGTACGTATTGAACAATTCCTTGTTTACAACTGATTGCGAGCATAGCCAGAGTTATTCTCGATTAGTACTTACTGGACAAGCCGTAGCTACGGATTTGGTGATTACTCCCAATACTTCCGCAACCTGTCCTTCTTGGGGAAGTAGTGGCGGTGGAGGTGGCGGGGCTACTACGACTTCTGCTCAGCCAACTACAACTACTGGTCAAGTAACTGCCACCGCTTCTGGCGGAGGAAAGACAACTTTTATTACCACTGAAACTGCTACGGCCACAGTTGATTTACCGGCAAGCGCGGTTACTTCATCTACAAATATAGCAATATCAATAGAAACCAAGGCAACGGTTACGTCTAGTAAACCAGTGCCATCAGGACAAAATGTGGTGGGCGGATATATCTATAATTTTACTGCTACTGCTGGGAGTACTGCAATAACTACATTTTCCAAAGACATTACACTGACCTTTACTTATACCGATAGCCAGGTAACAGGGTTAAATGAAGATACATTAAAGGTTTATTATTGGGACGGAAGTAAATGGGCAGCTTTAACTGGAACACTGAATAAAACGAATAACACGATTACTGTTTTAACAAATCATTTTACCTATTTCGCAATATTGGGAGATTCGGGTACAACATCAACAACAATGGCTAAACCAGAAGATTATGGATTAAAAGAAGGAGATTTAATCAGGGCTCAAGGGGATTTTGACATCTTTATTATCAGCCAGTATGGCTATAAAAGATTATTCCTTAATCCGACTATCTTTAATATGTACGGCCATCTTAATGGAGGATGGAATGCAGTAAAAACCGTATCTACGGCAACCAGAGATGCGTTTATTACTTCTACTCATTATCGCTTTGTAGATGAAGATAAAGTATATCATCTGGAAGTAACGGGCGAGGATACTGGTACTTTGCATTGGCTGAATATGACTGGAGAGAATTTTTTGGCTCAAGGAGGAAAATCTGAGGATATCTTCACTATTAATAAATCAGAATTGGACTGGTATTCTAAAGGCGCTGATATAACTTCCTTAAAATAACATTGATTTGGACCTTCGCTTCTTCCTTGTAGGAGTTGAGAAGGAATAAAGAGAAAAATATCCCGACATGGGTCGGGACATTTTTCATTGTTTTGGGGTTGTTTTTTTGCTGTGAAAATGCTATTCTTAATACAAATATATGGGTAATTTCCAAGAGCTAAATAAGCCCGAATTTAAGGCATTATTGGATAAAACGCTTTTTAAGACGTTTTTTCATTCTATAGAATGGCATGAATTTTTGGAAAAAGAATTTAAGTGGCTAAAATTTGAATATTATTTGTATAAGTATGATGAGGCAATATTGGTTTTTGGGCGGATAAAAACCTGCCTGTCAACAGGCATGGAAAAGTTAATTTCTTTGCCTTTTTGTGAATATGGCGGACCACTACCACTAAAGGGAAGTATTATGTGGGAAGAATTTACAAGAGATATTTTTAAAGAATTTGGTGATAATATTAAAATTAAAATTCATCCGCGGATTTCAGAAATTTTAGGTAATCCGCGCTCTTCAAGTAATTTATCAAGCTATTGGTTATATCTGGAAAATAAATCAGAACAGGAAATCTGGGAATCTTTACGTAAAACTTTGAGGCAGGAAATCAGAAATGCCAAGGAGCAAGGTTTGGAAATCAGGGCTTATAAAAACCCAAAAGAACTGAAGAAATTCTACGATTTATATGCGGCTAATTTGAGACAAAAGAAGACCATTCCTTATCCATGGCCCCTGATTCAATTTCTATGTCAAAACCCGTCTAGCGAGCTGTTATTGGCCTCTTATAGGGGTAAAATCGTGGGGGGTGCCTTGTTTCTGAAATATAGCTCGCCTCGCGGCGAAGCGGGTGGATTTATCCATTATTTCTTGAGCGCCTCGGATTACAAATACCATAATTTCGGCATAGCGCACCTTATTTTATGGGAAAAGATAAAGGGTCTAATTGGCAAAAATATTACTCTTGATTTAGGCGCTTCGCCACAAGGTTCGGATTTGGAAATTTTCAAGCGCGGGTGGGGAGGAACAGAGTGGCCAATTTATCAGATTGGAATAAAAAGAACGGAAGAATCTTTCCGTTCATCAAAAATAATCAGATTTATTTGGGGATTATTGCCGAATTTTATAATTAAAAAACTTAGCCCATACTTGATAAAATACCGTCTGTAATTTTATTAATATCTTTTTCAGTAAACCAGTTTTGAAGAGGGAAATTAATAATGCGTTTTGCAGTTTCGGCAGTATTAGGGAATTCGTTAAATAATGGTTTTTGCCAGATACGCGAACAGAAAATCCCTTTCTTTCTTAATTTATTGAATAATTCGTCGCGGTTTGTATTTTTAGGCACAAGCGCAGATAAATAGGTAAAAGTATTATTTTCAGATTCCTGCTTGTCTGCCGATGAGGCAGGCACCTCAAAACCTATTTCTGTTAATTTCTTTTGAAAGTATTTTGCCAAGTTGATTCGTTTATTGAGATTGGTTTCAAGATTATCCAGATAGTAATTTACAATTTTTAAACATCCTTTTGATGCCTTTCTTGTCTCGTCGTAGCCCCGTAGATGCAGGGGCGAAGGCGGATTAATTCTCCTAAACAATTCCGACAATCCAGCCAGCATTGGAAACAACCTCAAAAATTTTACAATATTAAATAATCTTGATTTATATTTTGGCAATTCTAATTCGATTTGATTTTTACAAATCAGCATTCCTCCGTTTATAACAGGAAACAATTTAGCAAAGCTGAAAAATAAAGCATCCCCGAATTTTTCAGGGGACATCGGTGGCGCAATATGCGCGCAATCCTCAATGATTTTTAAATTATATTTTTTGGCGATTCCCAGGATTCTATCCATTTCAATTGGCAGTCCGTAAGTGTGGCAGATTAAAATAGATTTAGTCAGTGGAGTAATCTTTGACTCAATATCAATAGAATCAGCATGAAAAGTTTTGAGATTCGTATCCAGATAAACCGGCTTAATATTATATTTTTCTAAAATCGGTTTTAAAATATCACAGATATAGGCAGGCATAATCATTTCAGAGTTTTCTAGATTCAGCTGTTGTATTGCTAGCCGGAAAGCAGACCTGCCAGAGTTAGTGAAAATAATTTGGTAATCAGGAAAAATCTTAGCTAATTTATTTTTTAAATCAGCTTCAGAAAATTTTCTGAAGAATACTCGTAAGGGGAATTTTTTAAATTGTGGATGCGCAAAATACATAATTTTATTATCCGAATCTACAAATTAATATGCGAATCTACAAATAATTCGTTGATTCGGATACATATTCGTATCATTCGAATAATATATTTATGGAAAAAGTTTATAAAGATGTTTTATATCCCGAATTATCATATAAAGTTTGTGGTTTATGTTTCAGAATTCATAATGAATTGGGGCGATTTTATAATGAATTGCAATATGCTGATGCGCTCGAGAACTTATTTAAAATAGAAAAAGTTGAATATAAAAGAGAGATACCATTGCCGCCGTCATTCAATGGTGAAAACGAAAGAAGAAACATTCCAGATTTTATAATACAAGAAACGATTATTTTAGACTTAAAGGCTAAACGCATTATTACTAAAGACGATTATTATCAAATGAAGAGATATTTGAACGCTTACAATAAAGAACTTGGATTAATTGTAAATTTCAGAGAATATTATTTAAGTCCCAAAAGAGTTTTAAGTAAAAATAATTTAAATTAATAAGCATTCGTTGATTCGGATACATATTCGTATCATTCGGATAATACCATGCGTATTTTGATGCCAATTTTACATTATCCTCCAATAATCGGCGGCTTTGAGATTTTCTCTCAGAATATTGCCGAGAGAATCGGCAAAACCGATAATGTTTTTGTTATTACCAGCAGGGTTGCGAATGCGCCCAGCAAAGAAATAAACAACAATTTAAGAATACTCAGAACCTCGCCCTGGTCGCTGAAAAACCTGTCTTATAGCAAGCCATGGTTTATTGTTGGGGCAATGATATGGATTTTTTTTAAGTCAATTAAATTGATTAAAAAAGAGAAAATAGAGCTAATCCATGCTCAAGGGTTTTTGAGCGGAATTATCAGTTTGATATTAAAAAAACTGACAAAAGTCCCATATTTACTTACTATTCAATCGGCTGATTTTAGTGTATACCATCCACGCTTGAATATCAATATCATTAAGGCGATTTATAAAAAGATGGAAAAGGCGGTTTTTAAAAATGCTGATTATTGCCACGCAGTAAGCAATTATTTGGCAGACCATATAAGGCAATACTATGTGCAGAAAGTTGAGATGATCCCGAATGGAGTTAATTGGGAAAGATTTAGGCCGGATGTTGATAAATTAAAAACCAGAAAAGAACTTGGGTTTGATGCGGAAAATTTAATTGTTTGCGTTTCGCGGCTGGAGCATAAGAATGGAACGCACGATTTAATTGAATCGGTAAAATATCTTCAGGATTTTGATTTTAAACTAATGATTTGCGGCAGTGGTTCAGAAAAAGAAAAATTAGAGAAAATGATAAAGGATTTTAACTTGGAAGACCGAGTTTTCCTTTTGGGGGATATTCTCCATAGTGAATTACCCAAATATGTTGCTTGCGCGGATATTTTTGTCAGGCCGTCTTTAGCAGAGGGATTCGGGATAGTTTTTTTGGAGGCAATGGCATGCAGTGTTGCGGTTATCGGAACTCCTGTGGGCGGGATACCCGATTTTTTAAAAGATAGAGAAACGGGTCTTTTCTGTGAGCCGGGAAATCCGAAGGATATTGCCGAAAAGATAAAAAAACTTTTAGCAGACAAAGAATTATATCAAAAACTGACAGTAAATGGTTTGAAAATGGTTAGGGAAATATATAACTGGGATCAGGTAGTGAGGAAATTAAAAGAGTTATATACTAAAACAATAAATAATAATTAAGAAGTAACCCGCCGCAAGCGCGAAGCGCAAGCAGGCGGGCAAGAAATATGAAAAAAGTTATTCCATTTTTAGCAATAGCTTTTGTGGTCATCGGAGCAGCGCTGAGATTTGCTCCGCATTTTCCGAATTTTGCGCCAATTGCGGCAATGGCATTATTCGGCGGAGTTTATCTTAATAAAAAATATGCCTTGATCGTTCCGATAGTTGCGATATTTGTCAGTGATTTGTTTATTGGTTTTTACGATGCCAAATTAATGGCAGGGGTATACTTAAGTTTTATTTTGGTTGGTTTAATCGGATTATTTATTAAGAAACATAAAAATATAGGCACAATAATCGGCGGAACTGTTTTAGGTTCTGTTTTGTTTTTTCTGATTACCAATTTTGCTGTTTGGGCGTTCTATTCGTGGTATCCGCACACTTTAAATGGCTTAAGTCAGTGTTTTACAATGGCATTGCCATTTTTCAGAGGTACGTTAATTGGTGATTTGTTCTATGTCGCAATTCTATTTGGAGTTTATGAAGTGGTTATAGCTTCGGTTAGAAAAAAACATTTATTAGTAGATTCGAATATTAATTTGTAGATTCGAATAATATATTTATATGAAAATCGTAATTGCATCAGGAATATACCCGCCGGATATTGGCGGACCAGCAACATACTCGCAAACTACTGCGCGGGAATTTACTAAACAAGGAATTAATGTCTCTTTGATTTGTTATTCGGATAAAAAACAAGAAGATAATGAAAATTTTAAAATTGTCAGAATTTTAAGAAAAAATAAATTATTCAGATATTTATTGTATTTTTGGAACCTTTTGAAATTAGCCAGAAATTGCGATGTAATTTATGCCCAAGGTCCATTAGCAGCTGGTTTGCCAACAATGTGGGTGAGTAAAATTTTGAGAAAGAAATTTGTGATTAAAGTTGTTGGTGATTATGCCTGGGAACAAGGGGTAAATCAATTTGGCGTTAAAGAATTAATTGAAGAATTCCAAAATAAAAAATATAATTCCAGAATTGAAAGAATAAGAAGAATTCAGAAAAAAGTTTGTAAAAGCGCGGACAAAATTATTGTCCCGAGCGAGTTTTTAAAGAAAATAGTAAAAGGCTGGGGGATTAATGAGAATAAAATTAAGGTTATTTATAATGCTTTTTCGGGAATTGAAAATTGGAAATCGGAAATTGAAAATTTGAATTTAGATGGCGATATAATTATTTCAGCTGGTAGGCCAGAGCCATGGAAAGGATTTGATACTCTAGATGAGATAATGTCGGATTTGCTAAAAGAAAATCCGAAATTCAAATTGGTTATAGCGACTAAATTATCTCATAATGAACTAATGGCGTATTTTAAGACAAGTATGATTTTCGTACTGAATTCCGGGTATGAAGGATTTTCGCATATCCTTTTGGAAGCAATGGCTTGCGAATTGCCTGTGATTACAACCAATGTTTGTGGGAATCCCGAAATCGTCAGAAACAGTTATAATGGATTATTGGTTGAGTATAATAATAAAGAGCAAATAAAAAATGCTATTTTAAGATTATGGAAAGATGAAAATTTGCGAAGAAAATTTATTGAGAACGGAAAAAAGACATTAGAGAAATTTAAATTAGAAATAATACTGGAAGAAACATTAAACGTTTTAAGACCATGATAGTTTTAATCCAAATTAATTATTCCAAAGACCATTCCGAAGTTACCTTGCCTTTGGGAATTTTATCTGTGGGCAGCGCTCTGAAAAAAGCAGGGTTTGAAGTGAAACTAATTAATATTAACGAGAAAATCATTGATAAGGCAGCTGATAAAATTGTCGGGATGCATCCGGAATTTGTCGGTATTTCGGTAATGACAGGAATGCAAACCAAACACAGCGCGGAATTAAGTAAAAAAATAAAAGAAAAAAATTCACAGCTTCCGATTACCTGGGGCGGGATCCATCCGTCTCTTCTGCCTGAACAATGCCTAGAAGAAGATTATATTGATTATGTTGTTATTGGCGAAGGAGAAGTAACAATCATAGAATTTGCTAATAAATTGAAAAATGGTGAAAGCTTTGATAATATAGCGGGTCTGGGGCACAAAAAAAACAAGAAAATAGTAATCAACCAGCCACGGGAATTCATAAAAAATCTGGATGATTACAGGTTGGATTTCAGTTTGGTTGATATTGAAAAATATCTTTTCCGGTTGAAAGGCGCAACGCGGACAATAGCTTATAAAGCAAGCCGTGGATGCACTTTTAATTGCGCTTTTTGTTATAACAGGGCATTTAATAAAAACAGATGGAGGGTTTGGTCAGTAAATTCAGTTGTTGAAGACGTCAATTTTTTAAAAAAAGAATACGGAGTTGATGCGATAAAATTTTATGATGATAATTTTTTTATTGATAGTCAAAGAGCATTGGAAATATTGGAAAAAATTGACATACCAGCGCATACAGAAATCAGAATTGATATGATTACTGATGATTTGGCGAAAAGATTAAAAGAATTAAAAGTCAGCGAACTGCTTATTGGCATAGAATCGGGCAGCAACAGGATGCTGAAATTAATCAATAAAGGTTATACAGTTGATAAAATAAAAGAAGGTGTAGAGATATTGGCGAAGCATGATCTTTACGTCACTTATTCTACAATAGTCGGATTACCCACAGAAACAAAAGAAGAATTTAATAAAACTCTTGATTTGATGTCTTGGGTTCACAAAATACATGCTAGGGCAGGATTTACGCTTGGGGCATATTTGCCCTATCCTGGCTCATTGATGTATAAATTTGCAATAGAACAAGGATTTAATCCGCCGATTAAAACAGAAGACTGGGGAAGCATCGATAGATTTAGAAAAGATTTTTTATCTCCTTGGGTTGATGCCAAAAAAGTGTGGAGAGTCAGGGAGTATTTCAAATTTTTCAGTTATAAAATCGGATTTCTAAACAAATGGGTTGAATATAGAATCAGGAAAAAGTTTTTTAAATTCGCCATTGATATACCAGTTATTGAATATTTTGCCGGGTTGGCAATCGAGGAAAAAGGGTTAATCGGAAAATTTTTAAGAAAAATCCATTCTTTTGTTAAAAAATTCAAGTAATATGAAACTTTTAATCATTTCAGGCGATACAGCCTTGGCTCAGGGCAAAAAAGGGCCATTTTATTATGTGTTGGAAGAATTGTCTAAATATTGGGAGAGGATTGATATTATCTGTCCCCGCCTTCGCCAACCTGCCTCGCCGGCAGGCGGGTGCTTCGGCGGGCAAGCAAAACCATGTGTTCAAAA from Patescibacteria group bacterium includes the following:
- a CDS encoding polysaccharide deacetylase family protein, with amino-acid sequence MRTCFLSIDVESSYARTKVGASKDKNPFESVDKLDCILDIFRKHNVPATLFVTGEVLEYCPDLVKKWSKDFEIGCHNYWHVQLDKIDLVERERQVKNFVNLYKGIFGFSPKGFRAPRNVIDNQQFPILERYDFIYDASVFPRYPWRIGAYVGYRGRAPIAPYWPSRKNYREKGDIKILEIPESPALFDVPFVGTWLRKLGVKFFKFIFKIKKPEFISFSMHSWDGIEFENGKNSGKKYLKQLDEMLGFLKKIGYNFKSGEQISSEIA
- a CDS encoding peptidoglycan bridge formation glycyltransferase FemA/FemB family protein — encoded protein: MGNFQELNKPEFKALLDKTLFKTFFHSIEWHEFLEKEFKWLKFEYYLYKYDEAILVFGRIKTCLSTGMEKLISLPFCEYGGPLPLKGSIMWEEFTRDIFKEFGDNIKIKIHPRISEILGNPRSSSNLSSYWLYLENKSEQEIWESLRKTLRQEIRNAKEQGLEIRAYKNPKELKKFYDLYAANLRQKKTIPYPWPLIQFLCQNPSSELLLASYRGKIVGGALFLKYSSPRGEAGGFIHYFLSASDYKYHNFGIAHLILWEKIKGLIGKNITLDLGASPQGSDLEIFKRGWGGTEWPIYQIGIKRTEESFRSSKIIRFIWGLLPNFIIKKLSPYLIKYRL
- a CDS encoding DegT/DnrJ/EryC1/StrS family aminotransferase, encoding MYFAHPQFKKFPLRVFFRKFSEADLKNKLAKIFPDYQIIFTNSGRSAFRLAIQQLNLENSEMIMPAYICDILKPILEKYNIKPVYLDTNLKTFHADSIDIESKITPLTKSILICHTYGLPIEMDRILGIAKKYNLKIIEDCAHIAPPMSPEKFGDALFFSFAKLFPVINGGMLICKNQIELELPKYKSRLFNIVKFLRLFPMLAGLSELFRRINPPSPLHLRGYDETRKASKGCLKIVNYYLDNLETNLNKRINLAKYFQKKLTEIGFEVPASSADKQESENNTFTYLSALVPKNTNRDELFNKLRKKGIFCSRIWQKPLFNEFPNTAETAKRIINFPLQNWFTEKDINKITDGILSSMG
- a CDS encoding GxxExxY protein; the protein is MEKVYKDVLYPELSYKVCGLCFRIHNELGRFYNELQYADALENLFKIEKVEYKREIPLPPSFNGENERRNIPDFIIQETIILDLKAKRIITKDDYYQMKRYLNAYNKELGLIVNFREYYLSPKRVLSKNNLN
- a CDS encoding glycosyltransferase family 4 protein, which produces MPILHYPPIIGGFEIFSQNIAERIGKTDNVFVITSRVANAPSKEINNNLRILRTSPWSLKNLSYSKPWFIVGAMIWIFFKSIKLIKKEKIELIHAQGFLSGIISLILKKLTKVPYLLTIQSADFSVYHPRLNINIIKAIYKKMEKAVFKNADYCHAVSNYLADHIRQYYVQKVEMIPNGVNWERFRPDVDKLKTRKELGFDAENLIVCVSRLEHKNGTHDLIESVKYLQDFDFKLMICGSGSEKEKLEKMIKDFNLEDRVFLLGDILHSELPKYVACADIFVRPSLAEGFGIVFLEAMACSVAVIGTPVGGIPDFLKDRETGLFCEPGNPKDIAEKIKKLLADKELYQKLTVNGLKMVREIYNWDQVVRKLKELYTKTINNN
- a CDS encoding glycosyltransferase family 4 protein; the protein is MKIVIASGIYPPDIGGPATYSQTTAREFTKQGINVSLICYSDKKQEDNENFKIVRILRKNKLFRYLLYFWNLLKLARNCDVIYAQGPLAAGLPTMWVSKILRKKFVIKVVGDYAWEQGVNQFGVKELIEEFQNKKYNSRIERIRRIQKKVCKSADKIIVPSEFLKKIVKGWGINENKIKVIYNAFSGIENWKSEIENLNLDGDIIISAGRPEPWKGFDTLDEIMSDLLKENPKFKLVIATKLSHNELMAYFKTSMIFVLNSGYEGFSHILLEAMACELPVITTNVCGNPEIVRNSYNGLLVEYNNKEQIKNAILRLWKDENLRRKFIENGKKTLEKFKLEIILEETLNVLRP
- a CDS encoding B12-binding domain-containing radical SAM protein, producing MIVLIQINYSKDHSEVTLPLGILSVGSALKKAGFEVKLININEKIIDKAADKIVGMHPEFVGISVMTGMQTKHSAELSKKIKEKNSQLPITWGGIHPSLLPEQCLEEDYIDYVVIGEGEVTIIEFANKLKNGESFDNIAGLGHKKNKKIVINQPREFIKNLDDYRLDFSLVDIEKYLFRLKGATRTIAYKASRGCTFNCAFCYNRAFNKNRWRVWSVNSVVEDVNFLKKEYGVDAIKFYDDNFFIDSQRALEILEKIDIPAHTEIRIDMITDDLAKRLKELKVSELLIGIESGSNRMLKLINKGYTVDKIKEGVEILAKHDLYVTYSTIVGLPTETKEEFNKTLDLMSWVHKIHARAGFTLGAYLPYPGSLMYKFAIEQGFNPPIKTEDWGSIDRFRKDFLSPWVDAKKVWRVREYFKFFSYKIGFLNKWVEYRIRKKFFKFAIDIPVIEYFAGLAIEEKGLIGKFLRKIHSFVKKFK